The following DNA comes from uncultured Acidilobus sp. JCHS.
CTTAGCCTGAGCCTTATGGTCTCAGGCGTAAGGTCTATGTTAAAGACCTTTGAGTAGATGGTCATCATGTCGTCGAAGACAGAGGATATCACCTGTAAGGCGTCCTTCTCCGGCGTAACTATGTGAGCGTCGTCCTGCGTGAAGGCCCTGGCCCTCAGAAGGCCGTAGACGCTCCCGCTGGGCTCAAGCCTGTGAACCCTGCCCACCTCGAATATCTTGAATGGGAGCTTCACCTTGTTCCTGTGCCTGCCCAGCTCGCTCAGGAATATCACTACGTGGAAGGGGCAGTTCATGGGCTTTATCGCGTACTCCCTGTCCTCAAGCTTGAAGACGTACATGTTCTGCCTGTAATATCCCATGTGTCCTGAGACCTCGAAGAGATCGCCCCCGCTGATCAGGGGGGTCTCAGCTATGTAGTACCCCCTCCGCGCGTGGAAGTTTATGAGCACCTGGGACAGGGCCGCCCTGAAGTAGCCTCCCCCTATGCTGAACAGCGGTATGCCCTGACCTAGGAGGGAGCCCACCTCCTTGTTGAGCCCTGGCAACGTTGACTCAGGCTTTACGACCAGGTCAAGCTCCTGGGCGAAGTCCATGTGGTCTTTCTCTTGGCTCAAGGTGCCCATCGGGTCTGTGACCCTTGTGAAGAGTTAATAAGCTAACTAATCATGACCTCTCGGCCTTAGCTATAGTCAGGAGTAACACAAAGCCCAGCGGGCCTAGGAGCGCAGCGGAGCCCCGCAGAAGCCCGTCCAGGTACCCCCTCGCCGTCAGCGAGGCTATCACGGCCGCCCCGAGCGAGAGCGCCGCGTAAGTCCACTGACCCACGTAAGTTGGAGAGACGAGGGGGAGCCTGACAAGCCATGCCATGTAAGTCGTAAGCGAGGCTGAGGCCAAGGCTGCCGCGTTGGGGGCGCTCAAGGTTAAGTTGACGTTAACGCGAGGGCTCGCGAGAACTCGTGACCTGAGGCCCGCTAGAAGATATGTAAATATTGCGGCTAAGGAGGCCGTGAGGGCCGAGGCGTAAGCCAGGACCTCTGCGGGCCCAGGGCCCATTAATGAGAGAGGGCTAAGAGCCATTGCAAGGCCTATGGAAAGGGATCCCGAGATCGCTACTGAGGCGGCCGCCAGGAGCGCTAAGAACGTCAGAACTACCAGGTAAAACATCAGGGAGCTCAGGGTCATTGAGAGCTCGCCAGGCCTATAGGCCTTCATGCCCAGGGCCTCGGCGACCACAGCCAAGGCTATAACAGCCGCCGCCTTCGCCCACGTCCCGGGCCGTCGAACCTGCAACCCCTTTTCCGTAAAGCCAATAATCCAGCCGACCTTTTTTGCTGGCAAGGGCCCTGGCCGCTTTGGAGCTCAAGCCGAGGATTGAGGAGACTAGGTGGGACCCCAGCAAGGAGCTCGAGCTGCTGAAGCTGTGGGACGAGGAGAAGAGCTCCGCTAAGCCTGATGAGTGGAGAGGTAAGGAGGTTTTCGTTATTGACACGCCGCCCCCCTACGCCAGCGGCAAGTGGCACGTGGGAGGTGCCGCCCACTACGCCCAGATAGACATGATAGCCAGGTACTTCAGGCTCAAGGGCTACTACGTGCTAGCTCCCTTCTATGCGGACAGGAACGGCTTACCTGTTGAGGTGCAGGTCGAGAAGACCTATGGGATTAACGCCAAGGAGATCGCCTCGACTCCTGAGGGCCGCAGGAAGTTCCTGCAGCTCTGCCGCGACTTCCTTGACAGGGCTGAGGCGGACCTCGTCAGGATATGGAGGAGGATGGGCTGCGACTTCGAGTACTGGAAGGACGGCACCGACAGCCCCAGGTACAGGACCATTACCCAGGCCACGTTCATTCGCCTCTTCAGGGAGGGCCTGATATATGAGGCTGAGAGACCCGTCAGGTGGTGCCCTCGCTGTGGCACCACGTTAGCAGAGGCTGAGATAGAGTACGATGAGAGGGACGACTACCTATATTACGTAAAGTACAAGCTCGCTGACTCCGACGATTACCTTGTAGTGGCCACCACGAGGCCTGAGCTTATCCCTGCCTGCGCCGCGATAGTCTATAACCCCAAGGACTCCAGATACAAGGGTCTCGCTGGCCGTAAGGCGATAGCTCCCCTCTTCGGCCACGAAGTGGTCATACTTGAACACCCTAGCGTCGACATGAACTTTGGCACCGGCCTTGAGATGGTCTGCAGCTATGGTGATGAAGACGACGTGAGGCTCTTCAGGGAGCTAGGGCTCAAGCCTAAGGTAATAGTAGACGAGAGGGGGGTCATGACCTCCGAGGCCGGCCTTCTGGCGGGTCTTCCTGTAGAGGAGGCCAGGAAGAGGGTGGCCGAGGAGCTTGAGAAGAACGGCCTGCTGGTCAAGAAGGAGAGGATAAGGCACACGGTGCCTGTGTGCTGGAGGTGTAAGACACCTCTTCAGATAATAAACAGGAGGGAACTCTTCCTCAGGCAGCTCGACTACAAGGACCGCCTAAAGGAGCTCATCTCTACTATCAAGTTCGCGCCTGAGTTCCACAGGAGGAAGCTCATAGACTGGATCGACTCAATATCCATGGACTGGCCCATATCAAGGGACAGGTACTACGGCACTGAGATACCTCTGTGGAGGTGCACCAAGTGCGGAGCCCTGCTGGTTCCTGAGCCGGGAAGGTACTACAGGCCCTGGGAGGAGGAGCCTCCCTGGAGCTCCTGCCCGGTGTGCGGGGCGCCTAAGGAATACCTCATAGGCGAGAGGAGGGTCTTCGACACCTGGTTCGACTCAAGCGTATCAATGCTGTACGCAACCAGGTGGGCTGAGGACCCCGAGTTCTACCAGAAGGCCTCAGGCAACGTCCTGAGGCCCCAGGGGGAGGACATAATAAGGACGTGGCTCTACTACACCCTCCTGAGGGTCTACCAGCTCACCGGCAGGCCCGCCTTCAGGTGGGTAAGGATAACTGGGATGGGCCTCGACCCGAAGGGCAGGCCAATGCACAAGAGCCTGGGCAACGTGATAGACCCTGAGCCCATTATTGAGAAGTACGGCGCTGACGCCTTCAGGTTCTGGGCCGCCGCGTCATCAAGGCTGGGGTACGACTACAAGTATGACGAGAAGAAGATTGTAACGGGCAGGAACTTCGCCACAAAGCTGTGGAACTTAGCCAGGTTCATATCATCTTTCCCTGAGCCTGCCTCAGCTAACCTAACGCCTCTAGACAAAGCCTTCCTAGCGCTGTCCCAGAGGTACCTGGACGCCGCCGTACGGGGCTATGAGGTGCTTGACGTTTACGAACCCGCTGTCCAGCTTTACGAGCTTGCCTGGAACGTCTTCGCCTCCCACTACGTCGAGCTTGTAAAGGACAGGGCTTACTCGGACGAGTGGCCTCAGGAGGAGAGAGAGTCAGCATGGTACACGCTCCACAGGACGTTTAAGGCAATCTTAGTTCTCCTCTCGCCCTTAATGCCATTCGTAACCGACTATATTTTCAGAAAGCTTTACGGGACAAGAGTCCACAGCCAGGGGCTGCCAGGCCCACTCATAGAAGGCGTCGAGGCTGATAAGCTGGCCGGGGACGCCGAGCTGGTAATGAAGGTCAACAACGCCATCTGGTCCTTCAAGAAACAGAGAGGGATCAGGCTCTCGGAGCCGCTAAAGGGCAGGGTCTACATAACCATCGGCAGGCTGTCACCTTACCTTAAGGACCTTGGCTCGCTGCACAAGGTAGAGTTCGTCGTTACTGATAGAATGCCCGAGGGCGCCCAGGTCATTGAGGACGGGCTATACCTGGTCTCAGAGGCATAGTCAATGGAGCGTATTGGTCGCGGCCTTCATAAGGGGTTTTAGCTAACATGCCAGCCTTTTCGTAACGTGTGAGAGCATGATCACGATAGTGGGCGGCGCGGGCAGGGTGGGAGTTACTACGGCCGCCATGGTTCTGATACGTGAGCTTGATGACGTAATGCTAATAGATATCAAGGAGAAGGAGAACGCCGTCAAGGGTGAAGCCCTCGACCTGAACCACATGGCTTCCGCGCTGGGGGTCTCGGTAAAGGCCTACGGCTCGGCCGACTACAAGGACATGGAGGGCTCTGACCTAGTCATAGTGACGGCGGGCTTTCCCAGGAAGCCCGGTCAGACCCGTGAGGACCTGCTCAGAGTCAACGCTGACGTGATCAAGGCTGTCGCTGAGAACATAAGCAAGTACGCCCCCGAGGCGCCTGTCATCTTGACGACTAACCCGTTGGACGCCATGACCTACGTCATGTATAAGAAGCTCAAGGCGCCTAGGGAGAGGGTTATAGGCTTCAGCGGCATGCTTGACGCGCCCAGGCTAGCCTACTACGCCTCCCTTAAGCTCGGCATCAGCCCTGCCTCTATATATCCAGTAGTCCTAGGCATGCACGGCGAGAACATGTTCCCAGCGCCAAGGCTATCCACGATAGGGGGCGCCCCGCTGACCAGCTTCCTGTCGCCCAGCGACATAGATGAGATAGTTAAGCAGACGGTACAGGCAGGGGGCGAGATAACCAAGCTGCGCGGTTACAGCAGCAACTGGGGCCCCGCTGCCGGCGTGGCCCTGATGGCCGAGTCCATAAAGAAGAACCAGCACAGGGTCTTCATAGCGAGCGTCTACCTCAACGGCGAGTACGGCTATAGGGACGTCATAGCGGAGGTCCCGGTGGTCCTGGGCCGCAAAGGCGTTGAGAAGATCATTGAGCTGCCGCTCACGGAGGAGGAGAAGAAGGGGCTCGACAAGAGCATACAGGCCGTCCGCGACCTGATAAACGCCCTGCCGCCTGAGTACAAGGAGTAATCATAGCTTAAAGTACTAGGCGCCTTTTTTCCCTCGGCGGAACCACCTTAACTTTGGGTAAGGGCTTGGCTAGCTCTGAGCAGCTCCCAAAGAGGATCTACTTCCTTGACATATATCAGCTCAACTACAGGCCTTCCTCGGGCTGCGAGTTCTTCGAGACCTATGATGTGGGGGGCTCGTATGTAGCCTACTGTAAGGTCACAGAGAACTACATAGCTAGGTCAAAGGTCGTTAAGTGCGAGAAGAGCTACGCGACCTGTCCTTATAGGAAGCTTGGCCTCAGCATGCTGAGGCAGAAGGGCAAGGAGTCCTCATGAAAAGCCGTTATTAATCGCGGGGACTTACCAACAATAGGGCCTGAGTTGACCCTGTACTGCGAGGTCTGTGGCCGCCCAATTGAGGGGGCCGGGCACAGGGTCCTGCTGGAGGGAGCTGAAGTCATAGTATGTGACGACTGCTTCGCCAAGCTTACTAAGAGCGGGAGGGCCGTGCCGGTTCCCCAGAAGCCCCAGAAGGTGACCTCTGCACCTAAGGTCAGGAGGCAGAGGGCTGAGATGTTAGAGGTTGTTGACGATTACCCTGACCTGATAAGGAGGGCCAGGGAGGAGAGGGGTTGGACCACTGCAGTGCTGGCCCAGAAGCTGAGGGTCAGCGAGGACCTGGTGAGGAGGATTGAGGGAGGCAAGGTTAAGCCTACCATAGACCTTGCCAAGAGGATCGAGGAGCTGCTTAAGATAAAGCTCCTTCAGCCCGTTGAGTATGAGGAGGAAGAGGCTGAGGGGACTAAGGGAGGGCCTGACGTGCTGACCTTTGGCGACGTCGCGGTTGTAAGGAGGGATGAGGGTTAGTCTTGGAGGTTCAGGGGAGCAGGAAGGCCCTGCTCGTGTTAGCAAAGGAGTACTTGGCTCATGAGCGGGAGGCCCTGGCCATAGCCGAGAGCGCGGGCTACGCTGTGGCTAAGGTGATAAGGAGGGCTAAGGCTGGGAGAAGGCTAAGCGATGAGTACGTGAGAAGGCTAGCTGAGGAGGCCGAGGCCGTAGGGGCTGACACAATTATCTACTATGGCTACCTGGAGCCCTCGTCAATATACAGGCTTGAGAAGGCCTCCCACAAGAGGGTTATAGACAGGGTTATGGTCATCCTTGAAATCTTCGCCCTGCACGCGGGCTCCAAGGAGGCCAAGCTGCAGATAGAGATGGCGAGGCTCAGGCACGAGCTGCCCCTGATACGGGAGTATATAAGGAGGGCCAAGATGGGCGAGCAGGTCGACTTCCTGGGGCCTGGAAGGTACGCCTTCGAGGCCTACGAGAGGCACGTAACGTCGAGGATTGCCCGAATAAGGAGGGAGCTTGAGGAGCTCAAGGACAGGGTTGCGATGCAGGAGGCGCAGAGGAAGGAGATGGGCGTCGTGGTGGTTGGCATAGTTGGCTACGCCTCTGCGGGCAAGACCTCGCTTTTCAACGCGTTAACCGGGGAGTCGCAGAGGGTTGGGCCCGAGTACTTCACCACGCTCTTCGCGAAGCATAAGGTCGTCGAGGTTAACGGCGCCAGGCTGATGTTTGTTGACACGGTAGGCTTTGTGAGGGACGTGCCACCTGAGATCGTGGAGTCGTTTTACTCAACGCTTCAGGAGGCCGCGTTGTCAGACGTGCTGATTTTCGTCGTAGATTCCTCAGACCCGCTTGACGTAGTAAAGGAGAAGGTGCTTTCAGGCCTTGAGCTCCTGGTCAGGCTCAACGCCATAGGTAAGCCGCTTATATTTGCCCTCAACAAGATAGACCTGGTAAGCCCTGACGTCACTAGCTCCGTGAGCACAGCTGTGAAGGAGCTGGCCTCAAAGTTCACCGACTCCTTCTCGATAGTGCCGGTGTCAGCGAAGCAGGCAATAAACCTTGAGGCCCTGGTATCAGAGGTGCTCAGGAATGCAAGGCCTAGAGTCGCTGGCAAGGGTTTACGGGAAGGTATATGTGCTGAGGCTAGGCCACAGGCCAGCAAGGGATAAGAGGATCACTACTCACGCCGCCCTGGTCGCCAGGGCGTTCGGCGCTAACGGCTTCGTCCTCGAGGGTGTCTGTGACGAGGCCGTGAGGAAGTCCTTGGCCAAAGCCTCAGACCTCTGGGGCGGCAGGATGAACTTCGAGTGCGGCGTTAACGGCCACGACTACGTTGAGGCCTGGAAGTCCTCGGGAGGGGAAGTCGTACACCTCACTATGTATGGGCTCGCCGTGGACGAGGTAATAGGCGAGATAGCATCCTCCCCTTCGCCCAAGCTCATAGTTATAGGCGCTGAGAAGGTAGAGCCCTTTTACTATAAGGCGGCGGACTACAACGTTGCCATCGGGTGGCAACCCCACAGCGAGATAGCGGCGCTAGCGATTTTCTTGGATAGGCTATTTAAGGGCAGGGAGACGCTATTAACCTATACGGACGCTAAGGCCCTAATAGTGCCGTCCGAGAGGGGGAAGAGGGTTGAGCGAAGAGGACCAGAAAAGGGTTAACGAGCTGAGGCAGCTGATAAGGCTCTTGGCAGTGAAGTCTGGCATAGACGAGACTATGGCTGACGACCTCTTTGACCTCCTGCTCACCGTCGACCCTGAGAAGGGGGTAAGCGACGAGGAGGTGGAGTCGATGAAGGGTTACAAGCAGGCTGACGTGAGGAAGGTCTTCAGGATATTCTATGACCTTCACATAGCTAGTTATCGCAGAGGCAAGCACCCCGAGACCGGCGCCACGAGATATTACTGGTACCTTGACTCCAAGGACCTCGACCTGGCCCTGCTGAGGAGGAAGAAGCTGGTCCTCGAGAAGCTCAAGGCCAGGCTGAACTATGAGCTCTCCAACGAGTTCTATGTATGTCCTAAGGACCACACCAGGTACACCTTTGACTACGCGTTCGAGTACGAGTTCACCTGTCCTAAGTGCGGCTCCCTGCTGGTCCCTGACAACAACAGCGAGTACGTGAAGGCCCTTGAGGCGAGGATAAAGAGGCTTGAGGAGGAGATAAAGAAGGATGAGGCAACGCTATTTGGTCGCTGACCTGTTCTCAGGCGCAGGAGGGTTCTCAAGGGGCTTTGAGCTCGCGGGCTTTAACGTCGTTGTAGCTGTTGAGAACGACCCGCCGGTCGCCAAGACCTATAAGGCCAACTTCCCCCACGCCTACCTCATAGCTGATGACGTAAAGGACGTGAGCGCGAGAACGATAAGGGAGATCTCCGGCCTTGGCAGAGGGGACTTTGACGTAATTATAGCGAGCCCGCCCTGCGAGCCCTT
Coding sequences within:
- a CDS encoding GTP-binding protein HflX produces the protein MEVQGSRKALLVLAKEYLAHEREALAIAESAGYAVAKVIRRAKAGRRLSDEYVRRLAEEAEAVGADTIIYYGYLEPSSIYRLEKASHKRVIDRVMVILEIFALHAGSKEAKLQIEMARLRHELPLIREYIRRAKMGEQVDFLGPGRYAFEAYERHVTSRIARIRRELEELKDRVAMQEAQRKEMGVVVVGIVGYASAGKTSLFNALTGESQRVGPEYFTTLFAKHKVVEVNGARLMFVDTVGFVRDVPPEIVESFYSTLQEAALSDVLIFVVDSSDPLDVVKEKVLSGLELLVRLNAIGKPLIFALNKIDLVSPDVTSSVSTAVKELASKFTDSFSIVPVSAKQAINLEALVSEVLRNARPRVAGKGLREGICAEARPQASKG
- a CDS encoding Transcription initiation factor IIE, alpha subunit produces the protein MSEEDQKRVNELRQLIRLLAVKSGIDETMADDLFDLLLTVDPEKGVSDEEVESMKGYKQADVRKVFRIFYDLHIASYRRGKHPETGATRYYWYLDSKDLDLALLRRKKLVLEKLKARLNYELSNEFYVCPKDHTRYTFDYAFEYEFTCPKCGSLLVPDNNSEYVKALEARIKRLEEEIKKDEATLFGR
- a CDS encoding Valyl-tRNA synthetase — translated: MLARALAALELKPRIEETRWDPSKELELLKLWDEEKSSAKPDEWRGKEVFVIDTPPPYASGKWHVGGAAHYAQIDMIARYFRLKGYYVLAPFYADRNGLPVEVQVEKTYGINAKEIASTPEGRRKFLQLCRDFLDRAEADLVRIWRRMGCDFEYWKDGTDSPRYRTITQATFIRLFREGLIYEAERPVRWCPRCGTTLAEAEIEYDERDDYLYYVKYKLADSDDYLVVATTRPELIPACAAIVYNPKDSRYKGLAGRKAIAPLFGHEVVILEHPSVDMNFGTGLEMVCSYGDEDDVRLFRELGLKPKVIVDERGVMTSEAGLLAGLPVEEARKRVAEELEKNGLLVKKERIRHTVPVCWRCKTPLQIINRRELFLRQLDYKDRLKELISTIKFAPEFHRRKLIDWIDSISMDWPISRDRYYGTEIPLWRCTKCGALLVPEPGRYYRPWEEEPPWSSCPVCGAPKEYLIGERRVFDTWFDSSVSMLYATRWAEDPEFYQKASGNVLRPQGEDIIRTWLYYTLLRVYQLTGRPAFRWVRITGMGLDPKGRPMHKSLGNVIDPEPIIEKYGADAFRFWAAASSRLGYDYKYDEKKIVTGRNFATKLWNLARFISSFPEPASANLTPLDKAFLALSQRYLDAAVRGYEVLDVYEPAVQLYELAWNVFASHYVELVKDRAYSDEWPQEERESAWYTLHRTFKAILVLLSPLMPFVTDYIFRKLYGTRVHSQGLPGPLIEGVEADKLAGDAELVMKVNNAIWSFKKQRGIRLSEPLKGRVYITIGRLSPYLKDLGSLHKVEFVVTDRMPEGAQVIEDGLYLVSEA
- a CDS encoding putative transcription factor, eukaryotic MBF1-like; its protein translation is MTLYCEVCGRPIEGAGHRVLLEGAEVIVCDDCFAKLTKSGRAVPVPQKPQKVTSAPKVRRQRAEMLEVVDDYPDLIRRAREERGWTTAVLAQKLRVSEDLVRRIEGGKVKPTIDLAKRIEELLKIKLLQPVEYEEEEAEGTKGGPDVLTFGDVAVVRRDEG
- a CDS encoding Malate/lactate dehydrogenase codes for the protein MITIVGGAGRVGVTTAAMVLIRELDDVMLIDIKEKENAVKGEALDLNHMASALGVSVKAYGSADYKDMEGSDLVIVTAGFPRKPGQTREDLLRVNADVIKAVAENISKYAPEAPVILTTNPLDAMTYVMYKKLKAPRERVIGFSGMLDAPRLAYYASLKLGISPASIYPVVLGMHGENMFPAPRLSTIGGAPLTSFLSPSDIDEIVKQTVQAGGEITKLRGYSSNWGPAAGVALMAESIKKNQHRVFIASVYLNGEYGYRDVIAEVPVVLGRKGVEKIIELPLTEEEKKGLDKSIQAVRDLINALPPEYKE